DNA from Deinococcus ruber:
GATGACCGAGCGTATGCAGCCGTTCCCGCTTCCGACCAGTGTCAGCGACGCCGCGCGACGTGCCCTGGATGTGCCGCAACCGGGGGCAGCCAGCTATCCGGCCCTCGACGATACCGACGGCTGGCTGCAACAGGTCGCCCAAGTGGACGCCTACATCCACGCCCGCTTCGCCGATTATCCCCTGCCTGTCACAACCTCCGAAACGGAAATCAATGGCGTTCACACCTACATCCAGCGGTCGAATGAGGTGGCAGACGACGACCGCACCCCGGTCTATCTCAACATTCACGGCGGTGCCCTGATCTTCGGTGGCGGGGAAGCCTGCCAGGTCATGAACAGCGTTACGGCCCTGACCAACGGCATGATCACTTGGGGCGTCGATTACCGCATGCCGCCCCTGCATCCTTATCCAGCGGCCCTCGAAGACTGTCTGGCCGTGTACCGGGCGCTGTTGGCGGTGCGCGATCCCGCCGACATCTTCGTGGGTGGTGGCTCGGCGGGTGGCAATCTGGCGGCGGCGCTGCTGATCCGCGCGAAACAGGAAGGGCTGCCGATGCCCGC
Protein-coding regions in this window:
- a CDS encoding alpha/beta hydrolase, which codes for MTERMQPFPLPTSVSDAARRALDVPQPGAASYPALDDTDGWLQQVAQVDAYIHARFADYPLPVTTSETEINGVHTYIQRSNEVADDDRTPVYLNIHGGALIFGGGEACQVMNSVTALTNGMITWGVDYRMPPLHPYPAALEDCLAVYRALLAVRDPADIFVGGGSAGGNLAAALLIRAKQEGLPMPAALVLLSPEVDLTESGDTFETLKEVSRPTLSSLKDVNLLYANGHDLADPLLSPLFADVSGFPPTFLQSGTRDLFLSNTVRMHRKLRGAGVEAELYGFRLIPAQRPPMEEGLTG